GTGACCTGCAACTTTTCCAGTTGCTCTCTCAGAAATGACACCGGGTGACTGCGAAGAGAGAGCCCGACCGTCTGGTAGTCGGAAGCCACTTCTTCCTGAGGAGCGAGTGTTGGCAGACTGGGATGCAGTTCTTCGTCGTTGTCGTTTTTGAACAGCGGTATCGGGTCTGTGGGGATCAACGCCTGCCAGGAGGCATCTCGGCGGCTGAGTGTCAGCGAACGGAACGCATCTGCGCGTGACAATCGGTTGAGGACCGATTGAGGAAGTTTTGACCTGGTTGAGAACTCAGCGAAGCTCTCGAACGGGTTGTGACCTCGACTGCTGACAATCCGCTCGGCATCGGCCTGACTGAACCCTCGGACCATCCGGAACCCCAACCGCATCGGCCGGAATTTCTCTTCGACATTGTGGCCCTCCAGAGTGCAGTCCCAATGGCTGAAGTTCACGTCGACCGGAAGAATCTCGACCCCATGTTCCCTGGCATCCCGGACCAATTGGGCCGGTGCGTAAAACCCCATGGGCTGACTGTTCAGCAACGCACAACAGAACACATCGGGGTAATAACGCTTGATCCAGGCGGAGGCGTAAGAGAGGAGAGCAAATGATGCTGCGTGACTTTCTGGAAACCCGTATTCCCCGAATCCCCGCATCATTTTGAACAGCCGGGCGGCGAGGTCTTCGCTGTATCCATTCTTCTTCATGCCGGCGACCAGTTTGGGTTCGAACTGATCAAGGCTTCCATTCCGCCTCCAGGCGGCCATCGCGCGACGCAGTTGATCCGCTTCTCCCGCGCTGAACCCGGCCGCCACCATCGCCAGCTTCATGACCTGCTCTTGGAATAACGGCACTCCCAGCGTTTTCTCCAAAACATCTCGAATCCGGTCGTCAGGAAACTCAATCGGTTCCTCGCCCGCCCGACGACGGAGATACGGGTTCACCATGTCCCCCTGGATCGGCCCTGGCCTCACAATCGCCACTGCGACGACCAGGTCGTAAAAGGTCTTTGGCTGCAGACGAGGGTGCATTGCCATCTGAGCCCGCGACTCGACCTGAAAGACTCCAATCGTGTCGGCCTTCGTAATCATTTTGTAGACGGCGGAATCTTCCTGTGGGATCGTTGCCAGATTGAGCTGGCGCTCATGGTGCTTCTCCAGGAGTTCGAATGATTTCTGAATCGCCGTCAGCATCCCCAATGCCAGACAATCCACCTTCAGGATTCCGATGGCATCGAGATCATCCTTGTCCCACTGGATGACGGTTCGATCCGGCATCGACGCATTCTCGATCGGCACCATTTCGCACAGTGGCTGCTGCGTAATGACCATGCCTCCTGTGTGCTGTGAGAGATGCCGCGGGAATCCCAGGATTTCTCGTGAGAGGATTAAGAGCTGCTTCGCTGTTCGTGATTGCAGGTTCAGTCCCCGTTCCTGAAATCGTCCGGCGAACTGGCTGCTCTCCGCAAAGTGATCGACCCCTTTGGCGAGACTGTCGATCCGATCCAGTGAGAGCCCCAGGGCTTTACCCACATCTCTGATCGCCGAACGTGGCCGATAGGTAATCACGGTGGCCGTCATCCCGGCCCGGTCTCGGCCGTACTTCTGATAGACGTACTGGATAACCTCTTCCCTGCGTTCGTGTTCAAAGTCAATGTCGATGTCCGGTGCTTCGCCGCGTTCGGCCGAGATGAACCGTTCAAACAACAGGTCGAAATTCCCCGGATCGACGGAGGTCACCCCCAGGCAGTAACAGACGGCGGAGTTGGCGGCTGATCCACGTCCCTGACACAGAATCCCCTGGCTCCGGGCAAATCTCACGAGATCCCAGACAGTGAGAAAGTAGGACTCATATTTCAGGTCGGCAATCAGCTTCAATTCATGCTCGATTGCCTGACGGACTTTGTCGGGAACCCCGTTGGGATAACGGTCGTTGATGCCGTTCTCGGTTAATTCCCGGAGATAACCGGGCAGCGTTTTCCCTTCCGGGCAGAGTTCCTGAGGATATTCGTACTTCAGCTGGTCGAGCGAGAACGTGCAGCGGTCGACGATCTCCAGGGTTCTGGAGATTGCCTCTGGTGCAGCTGAGAACAGGTCGGCCACTTGTATTCGGCGGCGTCGACCTGACCGCGAAGTGCGTCGGCGGTCTTCCATAGATCGGACG
This window of the Planctomicrobium piriforme genome carries:
- a CDS encoding error-prone DNA polymerase — its product is MADLFSAAPEAISRTLEIVDRCTFSLDQLKYEYPQELCPEGKTLPGYLRELTENGINDRYPNGVPDKVRQAIEHELKLIADLKYESYFLTVWDLVRFARSQGILCQGRGSAANSAVCYCLGVTSVDPGNFDLLFERFISAERGEAPDIDIDFEHERREEVIQYVYQKYGRDRAGMTATVITYRPRSAIRDVGKALGLSLDRIDSLAKGVDHFAESSQFAGRFQERGLNLQSRTAKQLLILSREILGFPRHLSQHTGGMVITQQPLCEMVPIENASMPDRTVIQWDKDDLDAIGILKVDCLALGMLTAIQKSFELLEKHHERQLNLATIPQEDSAVYKMITKADTIGVFQVESRAQMAMHPRLQPKTFYDLVVAVAIVRPGPIQGDMVNPYLRRRAGEEPIEFPDDRIRDVLEKTLGVPLFQEQVMKLAMVAAGFSAGEADQLRRAMAAWRRNGSLDQFEPKLVAGMKKNGYSEDLAARLFKMMRGFGEYGFPESHAASFALLSYASAWIKRYYPDVFCCALLNSQPMGFYAPAQLVRDAREHGVEILPVDVNFSHWDCTLEGHNVEEKFRPMRLGFRMVRGFSQADAERIVSSRGHNPFESFAEFSTRSKLPQSVLNRLSRADAFRSLTLSRRDASWQALIPTDPIPLFKNDNDEELHPSLPTLAPQEEVASDYQTVGLSLRSHPVSFLREQLEKLQVTPASQLQEGESDRPVKVAGLVLLRQRPSTAKGITFVTLEDETGHVNLIVYQDIWDRFRPAAVGASLMIASGQLQRQHGVIHVLVRRLDDGSGLLREVPVRSRDFH